A single Vulpes lagopus strain Blue_001 chromosome 3, ASM1834538v1, whole genome shotgun sequence DNA region contains:
- the PWWP2A gene encoding PWWP domain-containing protein 2A isoform X4, protein MQLQSNTFQEGTGVKCEVNGAVSDDPSPISPPEPGLAESLWTSKPPPLFHEGAPYPPPLFIRDTYNQSIPQPPPRKIKRPKRKMYREEPTSIMNAIKLRPRQVLCDKCKNSVVAEKKEIRKGSSASDSSKYEDKKRKNESVTTVNKKLKTDHKVDGKNQNESQKRNAVVKVSNIAHSRGRVVKVSAQANTSKAQLSTKKVLQSKNMDHAKAREVLKIAKEKAQKKQSETSTSKNAHSKVHFTRRYQSPSSGSLPPRVRLKPQRYRNEENDSSLKTGLEKMRSGKMAPKPQSRCTSTRSAGEAPSENQSPSEGPEEASSEVQDTNEVLVPGEQDEPQTLGKKGSKSNSSVYMTLNQKKSDSSSASVCSIDSTDDLKSSNSECSSSESFDFPPGSMHAPSTSSTSSSSKEEKKLSNSLKMKVFSKNVSKCVTPDGRTICVGDIVWAKIYGFPWWPARILTITVSRKDNGLLVRQEARISWFGSPTTSFLALSQLSPFLENFQSRFNKKRKGLYRKAITEAAKAAKQLTPEVRALLTQFET, encoded by the coding sequence ATGCAGCTCCAAAGTAATACATTCCAAGAAGGGACAGGAGTCAAGTGTGAAGTGAATGGTGCTGTTTCCGATGACCCTTCTCCCATCTCGCCTCCCGAGCCAGGCTTGGCTGAAAGCCTATGGACTTCCAAACCGCCACCTCTCTTCCATGAAGGAGCACCTTACCCTCCCCCTTTGTTTATCAGGGACACCTATAACCAGTCAATACCTCAGCCACCGCCTCGGAAAATTAAGCGACCCAAACGAAAAATGTACAGGGAAGAACCTACTTCAATAATGAATGCTATTAAACTGCGACCCAGGCAAGTCCTGTGTGACAAATGTAAAAACAGTGTTGttgcagagaaaaaagaaattagaaaaggtAGTAGTGCAAGTGACTCTTCtaaatatgaagataaaaaaCGGAAAAACGAAAGTGTAACTACTGTgaacaaaaaactgaaaactgaCCATAAAGTGGATgggaaaaaccaaaatgaaagcCAGAAAAGAAATGCTGTGGTTAAGGTTTCCAATATTGCTCACAGCAGAGGCAGAGTAGTCAAAGTTTCTGCTCAGGCAAATACATCAAAAGCTCAGTTAAGTACTAAAAAAGTGCTCCAGAGTAAGAACATGGATCATGCAAAAGCTCGGGAAGTGTTGAAAATTGCCAAAGAAAAGGCACAAAAGAAGCAAAGTGAAACCTCTACATCCAAAAATGCACATTCAAAAGTCCATTTCACACGTCGGTATCAGAGTCCTAGCTCAGGTTCCCTTCCACCCCGGGTTCGTTTAAAACCACAAAGGTACAGGAATGAAGAAAATGACTCTTCTTTGAAGACAGGACTTGAGAAAATGCGGAGTGGCAAGATGGCACCCAAGCCCCAGTCTCGCTGCACCTCTACCCGCTCAGCAGGTGAGGCCCCTTCAGAAAATCAGAGTCCCTCAGAAGGCCCTGAAGAGGCCAGCAGTGAGGTTCAGGACACAAATGAAGTGCTTGTGCCTGGTGAGCAGGATGAACCACAGACACTGGGCAAAAAGGGCAGCAAAAGCAATAGCTCTGTTTACATGACCCTAAATCAAAAGAAATCTGACTCTTCCAGTGCTTCAGTGTGTAGCATTGATAGCACAGATGATTTGAAATCCTCCAACTCTGAGTGTAGTTCTTCTGAAAGCTTTGATTTTCCTCCAGGCAGTATGCATGCACCTTCcacctcctccacttcctcctcttcaaaggaagagaaaaagctcAGTAATTCCTTGAAAATGAAAGTCTTTTCCAAAAACGTCTCTAAATGCGTCACACCAGATGGCAGGACCATATGTGTAGGGGACATTGTTTGGGCCAAGATCTATGGCTTCCCTTGGTGGCCAGCCCGTATTCTTACTATAACTGTGAGCCGGAAAGATAACGGCCTTTTAGTCCGACAGGAGGCCCGTATTTCATGGTTTGGGTCTCCAACAACCTCTTTTCTTGCTCTTTCGCAACTCTCCCCCTTTTTAGAAAACTTCCAGTCACGCTTTAATAAGAAGAGAAAGGGCCTGTATCGCAAGGCTATCACAGAGGCGGCTAAGGCTGCCAAGCAGCTGACCCCTGAAGTGCGGGCTCTGTTGACACAGTTTGAAACGTGA